From one Polynucleobacter sp. UK-FUSCHL-C3 genomic stretch:
- a CDS encoding ABC transporter ATP-binding protein — MTVPSKPSVVKVSHLQFGWPNHPPLIPNLSFELKAGEKIFISGPSGCGKSTLLNLLSGVIKPDRGEIWIHNRPLHELGNSAKDQLRGEEMGFIFQQFNLIPYLSAADNILLPTYLYPKRKLAAMKQYGSTAAAVDSLLKMLGLPASVIDQPAHRLSIGQQQRIAAARAFIGSPSIVIADEPTSALDWNNQALLMDLFLGLANEHQTALMMVSHDKRLSTRFDQKRSFAELVGS, encoded by the coding sequence TTGACAGTTCCCTCAAAACCAAGTGTAGTTAAAGTAAGCCATTTGCAATTTGGCTGGCCTAATCACCCTCCCTTGATTCCGAACTTATCGTTTGAACTCAAGGCGGGTGAGAAAATTTTTATTTCAGGGCCTAGTGGCTGCGGTAAAAGTACCTTATTAAATCTCTTATCGGGTGTCATCAAACCCGATCGTGGAGAGATTTGGATTCATAATCGCCCGCTTCATGAGCTTGGTAATTCAGCAAAAGATCAGCTCCGCGGTGAAGAGATGGGATTCATCTTCCAGCAATTCAATCTCATTCCATACCTTAGTGCAGCAGATAATATTTTGCTACCAACCTACTTGTATCCAAAACGTAAGCTCGCTGCAATGAAGCAGTATGGCTCTACTGCTGCAGCTGTAGACTCGCTTCTGAAAATGCTCGGTTTGCCTGCATCCGTAATAGACCAACCCGCTCATCGACTCTCCATTGGCCAACAACAAAGAATTGCAGCTGCGCGTGCTTTTATTGGTAGCCCATCTATTGTGATTGCGGATGAGCCCACATCTGCATTGGACTGGAATAATCAAGCGCTTTTAATGGATTTGTTTTTGGGGCTTGCAAACGAACACCAAACTGCATTAATGATGGTAAGCCATGACAAACGTCTCAGCACACGCTTTGATCAAAAACGTAGTTTTGCTGAACTGGTGGGGTCATGA
- a CDS encoding DUF2796 domain-containing protein, producing the protein MRYLLIPIALILSPMVMAQQKHGHAHEHGKGNLEITLDKSRMVGKLKIPLEALVGFERLPKTEVENNAINDLNQKLANPATFFVMNKEAECSPKVLENTIVRDTAGKHADLHYLFDLNCSKPANLKQMSITLFASYKRLKEIKVESVGPAGQKSTTAKPQSNIILLN; encoded by the coding sequence ATGCGTTATTTACTCATACCAATCGCTCTAATCCTAAGCCCCATGGTGATGGCTCAACAAAAACATGGCCATGCCCATGAACATGGCAAAGGTAACTTAGAGATTACCTTAGACAAAAGTCGTATGGTGGGTAAACTCAAAATACCACTCGAAGCTCTAGTTGGCTTTGAGCGCTTACCCAAGACCGAAGTTGAAAATAATGCAATCAACGACCTGAACCAAAAACTCGCAAACCCAGCAACTTTTTTTGTGATGAATAAAGAGGCTGAGTGCAGTCCAAAAGTTCTTGAGAACACCATTGTTCGCGATACTGCCGGTAAGCATGCTGATTTACATTACCTGTTTGACCTCAATTGCTCAAAACCAGCCAATCTCAAGCAAATGAGCATTACTCTATTTGCAAGTTACAAGCGCCTCAAAGAAATTAAAGTTGAGTCAGTGGGTCCAGCAGGCCAAAAGTCTACAACCGCTAAACCTCAGTCAAACATCATCTTGTTAAATTGA
- a CDS encoding ABC transporter permease: MIAWLRIAIQSAIARKGSIVIMVLSTTISVAILLGVFKIRDDTKTSFSNAISGVDLVLGAKGSPTELILYSVFHIGRATNTISAQLETKVRTMKQVAWMVPIQLGDSYRSYPVVGTSIEFFQHIRAQGQSLRFTQGRALSDPRLFEVVLGSAIAKKTNHRIGEQIAITHGSGSGPKQDHSNSPFKIVGILEATGTPIDQTILISTNAFDALHDIQDGGLQFAKLNPESQVSAFFIGLKERSSVFSVRRQIDALPDANLMAVMPGVALDDLWSTMEVAENALLLMALGVLITTILGITATLLVSLQSRRRELAIFRALGVKPYQLLSLILIEAFLVCLSGIILGWFVLQGLIYASADYLRKEWGVVSELGLPTPDDLLSLLYLVIIVLLFAGIPAIKAYRMALNDGLNPPS, translated from the coding sequence ATGATCGCTTGGCTTCGTATTGCGATTCAAAGTGCGATTGCCCGCAAGGGGTCGATAGTAATTATGGTGCTCTCCACCACCATATCAGTCGCAATTTTGCTGGGAGTTTTTAAGATCCGTGATGACACCAAAACGAGCTTCTCTAATGCAATTAGCGGAGTTGACTTAGTACTTGGCGCCAAAGGTAGTCCTACGGAATTAATTCTATATAGCGTGTTTCATATTGGCAGAGCAACCAATACGATCTCAGCCCAACTAGAAACAAAAGTTCGCACTATGAAGCAAGTTGCTTGGATGGTTCCCATTCAACTTGGAGATAGTTATCGTAGCTACCCGGTAGTAGGAACGAGTATTGAGTTCTTTCAGCATATTCGAGCACAAGGACAGTCATTACGCTTTACTCAAGGTAGAGCACTAAGTGACCCGCGTTTATTTGAGGTGGTTTTAGGTAGCGCAATTGCTAAGAAGACCAACCATCGTATTGGTGAACAAATTGCTATTACTCATGGATCTGGTAGCGGCCCTAAACAAGATCACAGTAATTCACCTTTTAAGATTGTTGGCATCTTAGAAGCCACTGGTACGCCTATTGATCAGACTATCTTGATCTCAACCAATGCCTTTGATGCCTTGCATGACATTCAAGATGGGGGTCTCCAATTTGCTAAGTTAAATCCAGAATCTCAGGTTAGCGCTTTCTTTATTGGTCTGAAAGAACGCAGTAGTGTATTTTCTGTACGACGGCAAATTGATGCCCTACCAGATGCAAATCTCATGGCAGTCATGCCAGGGGTTGCCTTAGACGATCTGTGGTCGACCATGGAGGTCGCAGAAAATGCCCTGCTATTAATGGCTCTTGGTGTTTTAATAACCACTATTCTGGGCATCACAGCAACACTATTAGTCTCACTGCAAAGTCGTCGCCGTGAACTCGCTATCTTTCGGGCGCTTGGTGTTAAGCCCTATCAGCTATTGAGTCTGATTTTGATCGAAGCATTCTTAGTTTGCCTAAGCGGAATTATCCTGGGTTGGTTTGTATTACAAGGATTAATCTACGCATCGGCTGATTACTTACGGAAGGAATGGGGGGTCGTGAGTGAACTAGGACTACCCACCCCAGACGATTTACTGTCTTTGCTATATTTAGTGATAATTGTT